The Macaca nemestrina isolate mMacNem1 chromosome 12, mMacNem.hap1, whole genome shotgun sequence genome contains a region encoding:
- the LOC105493708 gene encoding interstitial collagenase: MHSFPPLLLLLFWGVVSHGFPATLETQEQDVDLVQKYLEKYYNLKNDGRQVEKQRNSGPVVEKLKQMQEFFGLKVTGKPDAETLKVMKQPRCGVPDVAQFVLTEGNPRWEQTHLTYRIENYTPDLPRAAVDQAIEKAFQLWSNVTPLTFTKVSEGQADIMISFVRGDHRDNSPFDGPGGNLAHAFQPGPGIGGDAHFDEDERWTNNFREYNLYRVAAHEFGHSLGLAHSTDIGALMYPSYTFSGDVQLAQDDIDGIQAIYGGSQNPVQPTGPQTPKVCDSKLTFDAITTIRGEVMFFKDRFYMRTNPFYQEVELNFISVFWPQLPKGLQAAYEFADRDEVRFFKGNKYWAVQGQNVLPGYPKDIYSSFGFPRTVKHIDAALSEENTGKTYFFVANKYWRYDEYKRSMDPGYPKMIAHDFPGIGNKVDAVFMKDGFFYFFHGTRQYKFDPKTKRILTLQKANSWFNCRKN, encoded by the exons ATGCACAGCTTTcctccactgctgctgctgctgttctggggtgtggtgtctcacggcTTCCCAGCGACTCTAGAAACACAAGAGCAAGATGTGGACTTAGTCCAG aaatACCTGGAAAAATACTACAACCTGAAGAATGATGGGAGACAAGTTGAAAAGCAGAGAAACAGTGGCCCAGTGGTTGAAAAATTGAAGCAAATGCAGGAATTCTTTGGGCTGAAAGTGACTGGGAAACCAGATGCTGAAACCCTGAAGGTGATGAAGCAGCCTAGATGTGGAGTGCCTGATGTGGCTCAGTTTGTCCTCACGGAGGGGAACCCTCGCTGGGAGCAAACGCATCTGACCTACAG GATTGAAAATTACACGCCAGATTTGCCAAGAGCAGCTGTGGACCAGGCCATTGAGAAAGCCTTTCAACTCTGGAGTAATGTCACACCTCTGACATTCACCAAGGTCTCTGAGGGTCAAGCAGACATAATGATATCTTTTGTCAGGGGAG ATCATCGGGACAATTCTCCCTTTGATGGCCCTGGAGGAAATCTTGCTCATGCTTTTCAACCAGGCCCAGGTATTGGGGGGGATGCTCATTTTGATGAAGATGAAAGGTGGACCAACAATTTCAGAG AGTACAATTTATATCGTGTTGCGGCTCATGAATTTGGACATTCTCTTGGACTCGCTCATTCTACTGATATTGGGGCTTTGATGTATCCCAGCTACACCTTCAGTGGTGATGTTCAGCTAGCTCAGGATGACATTGATGGCATCCAAGCCATATATG gAGGTTCCCAAAATCCTGTCCAGCCCACCGGCCCACAAACTCCAAAAGTGTGTGACAGTAAGCTAACCTTTGATGCTATAACGACGATTCGGGGAGAAGTGATGTTCTTTAAAGACAG ATTCTACATGCGCACAAATCCCTTCTACCAGGAAGTTGAGCTCAATTTCATCTCTGTTTTCTGGCCACAACTGCCAAAAGGGCTTCAAGCTGCTTACGAATTTGCCGACAGAGATGAAGTCCGGTTTTTCAAAG GGAATAAGTACTGGGCTGTTCAGGGGCAGAATGTGCTACCCGGATACCCCAAGGACATCTATAGCTCCTTTGGCTTCCCTAGAACTGTGAAGCATATCGATGCTGCTCTTTCTGAGGAAAACACTGGAAAAACCTACTTCTTTGTTGCTAATAAATACTGGAG GTATGATGAATATAAACGATCTATGGACCCAGGTTATCCCAAAATGATAGCACATGACTTTCCTGGAATTGGCAACAAAGTTGATGCAGTTTTCATGAAAGACG gatttttctatttctttcatggaACAAGGCAATACAAATTTGATCCTAAAACGAAGAGAATTTTGACTCTCCAGAAAGCTAATAGCTGGTTCAACTGCAGAAAAAATTGA